From one Dyella sp. 2HG41-7 genomic stretch:
- a CDS encoding M1 family metallopeptidase, translating into MHRLIRPFAMTALALCCSAAFAATPADQAPHGQLPRWAVPTSYRLAFKVDPAQQTYTGTTTIKVDLKQASDHLWLDGRDLDVSKVTITDAAGKTYDGKYVAVAPKEGVSRIDFGSTIKPQALTLTIDYTAPLNQQLQGLYKVSHAGVPYAMTQMEPISARYAFPGFDEPGFKTPYNITLTIPSDLVAVANTKQISDTAAGDKWKTLTFAQTQPLPTYLVAFAVGPWDIVNGPDIAPDDYRTEVLPLRGIAAHGEGHRMQHVLSETPSIIHTLENYYGFGYPFGKLDLLAAPDFSAGAMENPGLVTFRDWLLLLDPDSPAKYVRGSFNVTAHELAHQWTGDTLTLAWWNDIWLNEAFATWMQQKVTMKVHPEYRADLDRILGAQGAMHNDSLVSARMIRQPITGNGDIETAFDGITYQKGAAVIGMFEGYVGEDVFQKGMRAYVQAHKFGNVEASDLVGSIATAANQGDAFKHAFNSFLNQSGVPYVQTKMETKNGKTVLHLTQSRYLPVGSMGDAKRVWGIPVCVRYGTADGSKVQCEMLDKATGSMELADASNPTWVMPNANGRGYYRFSLAKSEWADLTQHIGSLSDTEQLAYADGIGAGFQHGDLDASDALAALKPLASAKTREVVLTPLETIGWIYSNEAITDAQRAKVAAWVKDAYLPRMEQLGYQRKQGEADGDSLLRTALAHELALDFKVPEVRAALLKQGDAAMTKKADGHLNLTAADPDLLGEALSVSVQEHGKPAVDALIAEIPQTTDPALRNAMLQGLSAAETPELADEARDFALTKQVKVGEMAAILRGSRDTAAQRDALWHWFTGHYDQVLGRTGSFGSGMLPRLVGGGGCSKAEADRLQTYFEPRLKDITGADRGLAQTREQTLLCAALKAKQDPSAIMR; encoded by the coding sequence ATGCATCGTCTTATTCGTCCGTTCGCCATGACAGCGTTGGCGCTTTGCTGCAGTGCGGCGTTCGCTGCCACGCCAGCCGACCAGGCTCCGCATGGGCAGTTGCCGCGTTGGGCGGTGCCCACGTCATATCGCTTGGCCTTCAAGGTCGATCCTGCGCAGCAGACGTATACCGGCACGACCACCATCAAGGTCGATCTGAAGCAGGCGTCGGATCATCTTTGGCTGGACGGTCGCGATCTCGATGTTTCCAAGGTGACGATCACCGACGCCGCCGGCAAAACGTACGACGGTAAATACGTCGCGGTTGCGCCGAAGGAAGGCGTGTCGCGCATCGATTTCGGCAGCACGATCAAGCCGCAGGCGTTGACGCTGACCATCGACTATACCGCGCCGCTCAATCAGCAGCTGCAGGGCTTGTACAAAGTGAGCCACGCCGGCGTGCCGTATGCGATGACGCAGATGGAACCGATCAGCGCGCGCTACGCGTTCCCGGGTTTTGATGAGCCGGGCTTCAAGACGCCATACAACATCACGCTGACGATTCCGTCGGATCTGGTTGCGGTGGCCAACACCAAGCAGATCAGCGACACCGCCGCCGGCGACAAATGGAAAACCTTGACGTTCGCGCAGACGCAGCCGCTGCCGACGTATCTCGTCGCGTTTGCGGTGGGTCCGTGGGATATCGTCAACGGTCCGGATATTGCACCGGACGATTACCGCACTGAAGTGCTTCCGCTGCGTGGCATCGCCGCGCACGGCGAAGGCCATCGCATGCAGCATGTGCTGAGCGAAACGCCGAGCATCATCCACACACTCGAAAACTACTACGGCTTCGGTTATCCGTTCGGCAAGCTCGATCTGCTCGCTGCGCCTGATTTCTCCGCCGGCGCGATGGAAAACCCGGGCCTCGTTACGTTCCGCGATTGGCTGCTGTTGCTCGATCCGGATTCTCCGGCGAAATACGTGCGCGGTTCGTTCAATGTGACGGCGCACGAACTCGCGCACCAATGGACCGGCGATACGCTCACGTTGGCGTGGTGGAACGACATTTGGCTCAACGAAGCCTTCGCGACGTGGATGCAGCAGAAAGTCACCATGAAGGTGCATCCGGAATACCGCGCCGATTTGGATCGCATCCTCGGTGCGCAGGGCGCGATGCATAACGACAGCCTGGTCAGCGCGCGCATGATCCGTCAGCCGATTACCGGCAATGGCGATATCGAAACCGCCTTTGACGGCATCACCTATCAGAAGGGTGCGGCCGTGATCGGCATGTTCGAAGGGTATGTTGGCGAAGACGTGTTCCAGAAAGGCATGCGCGCGTACGTTCAAGCGCATAAATTCGGCAACGTCGAGGCCAGCGATCTGGTCGGTTCCATTGCGACGGCCGCCAATCAGGGCGACGCGTTCAAGCACGCGTTCAACAGCTTCCTCAATCAGTCCGGCGTGCCTTACGTGCAGACGAAGATGGAAACCAAGAACGGCAAAACCGTTCTGCATCTGACGCAAAGCCGCTATCTGCCGGTCGGCAGCATGGGCGACGCCAAGCGCGTGTGGGGTATTCCGGTTTGTGTGCGCTACGGCACGGCCGACGGCAGTAAGGTTCAGTGCGAAATGTTGGATAAGGCCACCGGCAGCATGGAACTTGCCGACGCCAGCAACCCGACGTGGGTGATGCCCAACGCGAATGGTCGCGGCTATTACCGCTTCAGTCTGGCCAAGTCGGAGTGGGCCGATCTTACGCAGCACATCGGATCGTTGAGCGACACCGAACAGTTGGCGTATGCGGACGGTATCGGGGCAGGTTTCCAACACGGCGATCTGGATGCAAGCGATGCGCTCGCCGCACTCAAGCCGCTCGCCAGCGCCAAGACGCGCGAAGTGGTACTTACGCCGCTGGAAACCATCGGCTGGATCTATAGCAACGAAGCGATCACCGACGCGCAGCGCGCAAAAGTCGCAGCATGGGTGAAAGACGCCTATCTGCCGCGTATGGAGCAGCTGGGCTATCAGCGCAAGCAAGGCGAAGCCGATGGCGACAGCCTGCTGCGCACGGCGCTCGCGCACGAACTGGCGTTGGACTTCAAGGTTCCGGAAGTGCGCGCGGCATTGCTCAAGCAGGGCGATGCGGCCATGACGAAGAAAGCGGATGGCCATTTGAATCTCACCGCCGCCGATCCGGATTTGCTCGGCGAAGCGTTGTCCGTATCCGTGCAGGAACATGGCAAGCCGGCAGTTGATGCGTTGATCGCAGAAATTCCGCAAACCACGGACCCGGCGTTGCGCAATGCGATGCTGCAAGGTTTGAGCGCCGCCGAAACGCCTGAGCTGGCGGACGAAGCGCGCGATTTCGCGTTGACCAAGCAAGTGAAGGTCGGCGAGATGGCGGCGATTCTTCGTGGCAGCCGCGATACCGCTGCGCAGCGCGACGCGTTGTGGCATTGGTTTACCGGTCACTACGACCAAGTGCTGGGTCGCACCGGCAGCTTCGGCAGCGGCATGCTGCCGCGACTGGTGGGCGGTGGCGGCTGTTCCAAGGCCGAAGCCGATCGTTTGCAGACCTACTTCGAGCCGCGCTTGAAGGACATCACGGGTGCGGATCGCGGGCTGGCGCAAACGCGCGAACAGACCTTGCTGTGCGCCGCGTTGAAGGCCAAGCAGGATCCGTCGGCGATCATGCGCTGA
- the prmC gene encoding peptide chain release factor N(5)-glutamine methyltransferase gives MLDVRSALTEASRRLDSRVDAEVLLAYALSKPRSWLIAHATDALSTEHMSAYALLIEQREAGEPVAYITGRRGFWSLDLEVTPDTLIPRPETELLVELALERVPMDGACNVLDLGTGSGAIALAIARERPNAAIVATDVNAETLAVAQRNARRHHFGNVSFVHGDWFAPLSDRRFDVIVSNPPYIESADPHLEQGDLRFEPMGALASGADGLDDIRRIIRGAHLHLVPGGWLLFEHGWNQGDAVRALLGGAGFVELSTARDLEQRDRVSLGRML, from the coding sequence ATGCTTGATGTGCGAAGCGCATTGACCGAGGCATCGCGTCGACTCGATAGTCGAGTCGACGCCGAAGTGCTGCTTGCGTACGCCTTGAGCAAGCCGCGCAGTTGGCTCATTGCGCACGCAACCGATGCGCTGTCGACCGAACACATGTCGGCGTACGCACTTTTGATCGAGCAGCGCGAAGCCGGCGAGCCGGTTGCGTACATTACGGGTAGGCGCGGCTTTTGGTCGCTCGATCTGGAAGTGACGCCGGATACGCTGATACCGCGTCCAGAAACTGAGTTGCTGGTCGAGCTGGCGCTTGAGCGCGTGCCGATGGATGGTGCGTGCAACGTGCTAGATCTCGGTACGGGATCGGGTGCGATTGCGCTGGCGATTGCGCGCGAACGTCCCAATGCAGCGATTGTCGCCACCGACGTAAACGCAGAGACGCTTGCAGTCGCGCAACGCAATGCACGACGGCATCACTTTGGCAACGTCAGCTTCGTGCACGGCGATTGGTTTGCGCCGTTGAGCGATCGTCGCTTTGACGTGATCGTTTCCAATCCGCCGTATATCGAAAGCGCCGATCCGCATCTGGAGCAGGGCGATTTGCGATTCGAACCCATGGGCGCGTTGGCATCGGGTGCCGATGGCCTCGACGATATTCGCCGCATTATTCGTGGCGCGCATCTTCACCTTGTTCCAGGTGGCTGGTTGTTATTCGAGCATGGTTGGAATCAGGGCGATGCGGTACGCGCGTTGCTTGGCGGCGCAGGTTTCGTGGAGCTTTCGACTGCGCGTGATCTGGAGCAGCGAGACCGCGTCAGCCTCGGGCGTATGTTGTGA
- a CDS encoding TonB-dependent receptor — protein MNTCRRVVTRRLRVQRCLPYAIHLLVASTIAPAAMAQTSTQPASSSTAPTPPSSSKQAVTLSEVMVTANRRREPEREVPMHVDTVQAATLQQLGAKNLNDYVSYQPGVFFASAGGTGQGELVMRGVSTGNQTSPTVSLYIDDVPVGGSTVYAAAATFVFDPALLDLDHIEFLYGPQGTLYGAGSMGGLVKYVTVKPDLSGFSGNVGGDVSNTNRGGISYSEHASVNLPLVKDKASLRASVVDQHTTGVYQAVGETPAGGADRAHTKGARIQLEVDPIDKLTLNVTAMAQKAMADGLSMGDFNLQGQPISGGPYNRALNHREPFTQTLQLYSFHAGYDFDWVTVDWISSYQKFVNHSVQDYPDSFLGLLNEIGPLFGVFQPLSSLYVDSQYTVHKSSQEIRFTSRKNETFDWLFGMWLNREDVWEQYVLEGANAPPPGVTPLIAQAVNARFTEFAGYGDLTWHINPTLDLTVGARASGNSQHLSNVEEGPFAGSPGGFREHVNDQDVTKIVTLSWRPTDKDNYYLRASTGYRPGGLQAPLQSTLLVPNPTATNTFGSDNLESYELGYKGSYLDRHLNVGVSGYDIEWHHMQLYTYTLGNTIIQNAGDARIKGLEMQASYAKGPWQLGASGSYTDAFTNNGAPQLGIQPNAPLPYSARWAGTVNGKYNFTIVGTAAYVGATMRGSSHRNAGFDGDVSDPNFKLPGFMFLDFNAGVNLRNGTNIDFYVRNAFNRQVPIGTLNDEAVNFLASVGGPMLVQMSTPRTIGVAFNVPF, from the coding sequence ATGAATACCTGTCGTCGTGTTGTCACCCGCCGTTTGCGCGTGCAGCGTTGTTTGCCGTACGCGATTCATTTGCTTGTGGCGAGTACGATTGCACCCGCTGCGATGGCGCAAACATCAACGCAGCCGGCATCGTCGAGTACGGCGCCTACACCACCTTCCAGCAGCAAGCAGGCTGTCACGCTAAGCGAAGTGATGGTGACGGCGAATCGTCGTCGCGAACCGGAACGCGAAGTTCCAATGCACGTGGATACGGTGCAAGCGGCGACGCTGCAGCAGCTGGGTGCGAAGAACCTCAACGATTACGTGTCGTATCAGCCCGGTGTGTTTTTCGCGAGTGCGGGCGGCACGGGGCAGGGCGAGTTGGTGATGCGCGGGGTGTCGACCGGCAACCAGACGAGTCCCACGGTGTCGCTCTATATTGACGATGTGCCGGTTGGCGGCAGTACCGTCTATGCCGCTGCAGCGACGTTCGTTTTCGATCCGGCCTTGCTCGATCTCGATCACATCGAATTTTTATATGGGCCACAAGGCACGTTGTACGGCGCCGGTTCGATGGGCGGATTAGTGAAGTATGTGACGGTCAAGCCAGATTTAAGTGGTTTCTCTGGGAATGTAGGCGGCGACGTTTCCAATACGAATCGTGGCGGCATAAGTTATTCCGAACACGCTTCGGTCAATCTTCCTTTAGTCAAAGACAAAGCATCGTTGCGCGCATCCGTGGTGGATCAGCACACCACCGGTGTCTATCAAGCAGTGGGCGAAACGCCGGCAGGCGGCGCCGATCGCGCGCATACGAAAGGCGCGCGCATACAGCTTGAAGTCGATCCCATCGACAAGCTGACGTTGAACGTTACCGCGATGGCGCAAAAAGCAATGGCCGATGGGTTGTCGATGGGTGATTTCAATCTGCAAGGCCAGCCGATATCTGGCGGTCCCTACAATCGCGCGCTCAATCATCGCGAGCCGTTTACGCAGACGCTGCAGCTCTATTCCTTCCACGCGGGCTACGATTTCGATTGGGTGACGGTGGACTGGATCAGTTCTTATCAGAAGTTCGTCAATCACAGCGTGCAGGATTATCCGGATTCGTTCCTGGGTCTACTAAACGAAATAGGTCCGTTGTTCGGTGTTTTTCAGCCGCTGAGTTCGCTGTATGTCGATTCGCAATACACCGTACACAAATCCTCGCAAGAAATTCGCTTCACCTCGCGCAAGAACGAGACCTTCGATTGGTTGTTTGGCATGTGGCTTAACCGCGAGGATGTCTGGGAGCAATACGTATTGGAAGGCGCGAATGCGCCACCGCCGGGTGTGACGCCGCTGATCGCGCAAGCCGTCAATGCCAGGTTTACCGAATTCGCCGGCTATGGCGATCTCACCTGGCATATCAATCCGACGCTCGACTTAACCGTGGGCGCGCGAGCCAGCGGCAACAGTCAGCATCTTTCCAATGTCGAGGAAGGTCCGTTCGCGGGAAGTCCTGGCGGTTTTCGCGAGCATGTGAACGACCAGGATGTCACCAAGATAGTTACGCTGAGTTGGCGGCCCACTGACAAGGACAATTATTATTTGCGCGCGTCCACCGGTTATAGACCCGGTGGATTGCAGGCTCCACTGCAAAGCACGTTACTGGTGCCTAATCCTACGGCAACAAATACGTTCGGCTCCGACAATCTGGAAAGCTACGAACTCGGTTACAAGGGCAGCTATCTCGACCGCCATTTGAATGTCGGCGTTAGCGGCTATGACATCGAATGGCATCACATGCAGCTGTACACGTACACGCTGGGCAATACCATTATTCAAAATGCCGGCGATGCGCGCATCAAGGGCCTCGAGATGCAGGCCAGCTATGCAAAGGGTCCGTGGCAGTTGGGCGCGTCCGGCAGTTATACGGATGCGTTTACCAATAACGGCGCACCGCAGCTGGGTATTCAGCCGAATGCGCCGTTGCCGTATTCGGCGCGATGGGCGGGTACCGTGAACGGCAAATACAACTTCACGATAGTCGGGACGGCGGCCTATGTCGGGGCGACGATGCGCGGCTCAAGTCATCGCAATGCTGGTTTCGACGGCGACGTGAGCGATCCGAATTTCAAGCTGCCGGGTTTTATGTTCCTGGATTTCAATGCGGGAGTGAATCTGCGCAACGGCACGAATATCGATTTTTATGTGCGCAATGCGTTCAATCGGCAAGTGCCGATTGGAACGCTTAACGACGAAGCGGTGAATTTTCTCGCTTCGGTCGGCGGCCCCATGCTGGTGCAGATGTCGACGCCGCGCACGATCGGCGTGGCGTTCAATGTTCCGTTCTGA